The bacterium genome includes a window with the following:
- the radC gene encoding DNA repair protein RadC gives EKGADALSDSELLAILLGSGIKGTNVKVLSQKILKKFGDNLLNASVDDLMQISGIGQAKALQISSAIALTRRIFDKQNSLDNLILSAQDTIALVSDLKDKKQEQLVCLYLNARNALLKKETVSVGILDKSIIHPREIFAPGLELRAAGVILVHNHPSGDSNPSEQDKQVAKRVIEAGQLMGINVVDFLIIAKNGAHSILGEIKKTELTNTEYVADGSQASLFDLLVDYNVSYKLDIDSKVSIGDKSVKVEENGYYWHGDPIYKKGTYVSSNNPVIVELFSGCGGTSLGFEMAGYHVLVGCDIHGPSIETFSINHPRASTILGDVKKVNPNNILELLNGREIDVLIAGVPCQGFSLNNRKRHVGDERNLLYKEFIRFVKTLKPKAILLENVSGMKSAGDIVKTIEKEISEAGNMTVKSKLLYAADYGVPQKRTRLVFVGVRGKEFDFNDIKKTHGPGTKNPFVTVKDAISDLPRLQPDEIAEKYTKEPSSEYQRLMRKNLRSNQLTNHKAPNHPQDTIDKIRNTKPGLPMYPKFKQRIRLAWDIQSPTQVSGGIRPQFQFGHPSDSRGLTIRERCRLQSFPDHFVVRGGIVQGRVQTGNAVPPFLAKAVALALKNYL, from the coding sequence TTCGGTTGACGATTTAATGCAAATTTCAGGAATCGGGCAAGCGAAAGCACTGCAAATTTCATCCGCAATTGCATTGACGAGGAGAATTTTTGACAAGCAAAATTCTTTGGACAATTTGATTTTATCAGCACAAGATACCATTGCTTTAGTTTCGGATTTGAAAGATAAAAAACAAGAACAGTTAGTTTGTCTTTATTTGAACGCACGCAATGCTTTGTTAAAAAAAGAAACAGTTTCAGTTGGAATATTGGATAAAAGTATTATTCATCCGCGAGAAATTTTTGCTCCTGGATTGGAACTGCGCGCTGCAGGCGTGATATTGGTTCATAATCATCCTTCCGGTGATTCAAACCCAAGCGAACAAGACAAACAAGTAGCTAAAAGAGTAATCGAGGCGGGACAATTGATGGGTATTAATGTTGTTGATTTTCTTATTATCGCAAAAAACGGAGCACATAGCATACTCGGCGAAATAAAAAAAACTGAATTGACAAACACGGAATATGTTGCCGATGGTTCGCAAGCTTCTTTGTTTGATTTGCTTGTTGATTATAATGTTAGTTATAAATTGGATATAGATTCTAAAGTAAGCATTGGGGATAAATCCGTTAAGGTTGAGGAAAATGGGTATTATTGGCATGGTGATCCAATTTATAAAAAAGGGACTTATGTTAGTAGCAATAATCCCGTTATTGTAGAACTTTTTTCCGGATGTGGTGGAACATCATTGGGATTTGAAATGGCGGGATATCATGTATTAGTTGGTTGTGATATTCATGGGCCTTCAATAGAAACGTTTTCAATAAATCATCCTAGAGCTTCTACGATTTTAGGTGATGTAAAAAAAGTTAATCCGAATAACATACTTGAGCTATTAAATGGTAGAGAGATCGATGTTTTAATAGCAGGAGTACCATGTCAAGGTTTTTCACTTAATAATCGAAAAAGGCATGTTGGAGATGAGCGAAATTTACTCTACAAAGAATTTATTCGCTTTGTTAAGACCCTAAAACCAAAAGCAATATTGCTTGAAAATGTTTCTGGTATGAAAAGTGCTGGTGATATCGTTAAAACAATCGAAAAAGAAATTAGCGAAGCTGGGAATATGACCGTAAAAAGCAAACTGTTATATGCCGCTGATTATGGTGTACCTCAAAAAAGAACAAGGCTTGTTTTTGTCGGTGTTCGAGGTAAAGAATTTGATTTTAATGATATTAAAAAAACACATGGACCTGGTACAAAAAATCCTTTTGTCACCGTCAAGGACGCGATAAGTGACTTACCTCGATTACAACCAGATGAGATAGCGGAAAAGTATACGAAGGAACCATCTAGTGAGTATCAAAGATTGATGAGGAAAAATTTACGAAGTAATCAATTGACTAATCATAAAGCACCAAATCACCCACAAGATACAATTGATAAAATAAGAAACACAAAGCCGGGGTTACCGATGTACCCTAAATTTAAGCAAAGAATAAGACTCGCATGGGATATACAAAGTCCAACTCAGGTTTCTGGTGGTATTAGGCCACAATTCCAATTCGGACATCCGTCAGATTCGAGAGGACTAACAATCAGAGAAAGGTGTAGATTACAAAGTTTCCCCGATCATTTTGTCGTAAGAGGGGGCATTGTTCAAGGCAGAGTACAAACAGGAAATGCCGTGCCGCCGTTTTTAGCGAAAGCGGTTGCTTTAGCATTAAAAAATTATTTATAA